A DNA window from Chryseobacterium sp. MEBOG06 contains the following coding sequences:
- a CDS encoding DUF2652 domain-containing protein, with product MKTTIQEGIILIPDFSGFTEFVFNTKLYTGEYIVRQLLSTLIDVNDQYFEISEIEGDAILFYRYDENPSYQRISGMLLKMRNAFNRKIEELCKSLSTTIDLSLKFIVHYGSFSQYNIGNFRKLYGKTIVEAHQFLKNGLAEQPSYALYSNSFLENTKNQEPEYNQDKHHLPEVGVIHYFESLN from the coding sequence ATGAAGACAACTATACAAGAGGGGATCATTCTTATTCCGGATTTCAGCGGATTTACAGAATTTGTATTCAATACGAAACTGTATACCGGTGAATATATCGTGAGGCAGCTATTGTCTACACTTATTGATGTGAATGATCAGTATTTTGAAATTTCTGAAATTGAGGGAGATGCTATTTTATTTTACCGCTACGATGAAAATCCTTCTTATCAAAGGATTTCCGGAATGCTTTTGAAAATGAGAAATGCCTTCAACAGGAAAATAGAAGAATTATGCAAAAGCTTAAGTACCACCATTGATCTGTCTCTAAAGTTTATTGTTCATTATGGGTCGTTTTCACAATATAATATAGGGAATTTCAGAAAGCTATACGGAAAAACGATTGTAGAAGCCCACCAGTTTCTGAAAAATGGATTGGCAGAACAGCCTTCCTATGCCCTTTACAGTAATTCCTTCCTTGAAAATACGAAGAATCAGGAACCTGAGTATAATCAGGATAAACACCACCTGCCGGAAGTAGGTGTTATCCATTATTTTGAAAGTTTAAACTAG
- a CDS encoding efflux transporter outer membrane subunit has protein sequence MKIKNIAYIALISGTAVSCKVQQYEQPEIKMPEAYRSDSIVAEQDENIAKISYKDFFKDPVLVGLIDKAMIQNNDLQVALKQIEFASLAYNQSKWGNIPTISAGANANINRPSDNSMNGMMAGQFMGKRYMEDYTTSVNFSWEADIWGKIKGRKEQALAEYLKTQEAAKAVKTQVVAAVVQGYYNLLMLDTQLEITKSNLTYADNTLKFLTKQQELGLTTALAVQQQEIAKDQILKSVPAIESSVTLQENALSLLTGSMPGKIERSASLNNVQSPDHIAAGIPSELLSYRPDIKTAELGVRKSAAAIHVAKMSMYPSLNITAQGGVNAFQISKWFSVPGSLFGMVAGAVAQPILNGKQLKTQYEQSKVLADQAEISFKQSVLKAVGEVSDALVQIQKLEEQQKISEGLVVKTNEAVKKADLLFKYNSATYVEVIIAQTNKLQAELELASLKTQRLNAITALYRSVGGGWQ, from the coding sequence ATGAAAATTAAAAATATAGCCTATATCGCGCTCATTTCGGGTACAGCTGTTTCCTGTAAGGTTCAGCAATATGAACAGCCGGAAATCAAAATGCCTGAAGCTTATAGAAGTGACAGTATTGTGGCAGAACAAGATGAAAATATAGCGAAGATCAGCTACAAAGACTTTTTCAAAGATCCCGTTCTTGTAGGATTGATTGATAAGGCCATGATACAGAATAATGATCTTCAGGTGGCCTTAAAGCAGATTGAGTTTGCTTCATTAGCTTACAATCAGAGCAAATGGGGAAATATTCCTACAATAAGTGCCGGAGCCAATGCCAATATCAACCGTCCGTCAGACAACAGTATGAACGGAATGATGGCAGGACAGTTCATGGGAAAAAGATATATGGAAGATTATACTACATCTGTCAATTTTTCATGGGAAGCTGATATCTGGGGGAAGATTAAAGGAAGAAAAGAACAGGCTTTAGCTGAATATCTTAAAACTCAGGAGGCGGCAAAGGCTGTAAAGACACAGGTTGTGGCTGCAGTGGTTCAGGGGTATTATAATCTGCTGATGCTGGATACTCAACTGGAAATTACAAAATCTAATCTGACCTATGCTGACAATACCCTGAAGTTTCTGACTAAGCAGCAGGAACTGGGGCTTACAACAGCTTTGGCGGTGCAGCAACAGGAAATTGCAAAAGATCAGATTCTGAAATCTGTTCCAGCTATTGAAAGTTCTGTGACCTTGCAGGAAAATGCACTGAGTTTACTGACGGGCTCAATGCCCGGGAAAATTGAAAGAAGTGCAAGCCTCAATAATGTACAGTCTCCGGATCATATTGCAGCAGGGATTCCTTCAGAATTGCTAAGCTACAGACCGGATATCAAAACAGCCGAGCTTGGGGTAAGAAAAAGTGCAGCTGCCATTCATGTTGCAAAAATGAGTATGTACCCTTCATTGAATATTACCGCTCAGGGAGGAGTGAATGCTTTCCAGATCAGTAAATGGTTCAGTGTTCCCGGATCTCTTTTCGGAATGGTTGCCGGAGCAGTTGCCCAGCCTATTCTGAACGGGAAACAGCTGAAAACACAGTATGAGCAGTCTAAAGTATTGGCAGATCAGGCCGAAATAAGCTTTAAGCAATCGGTCTTAAAAGCCGTGGGAGAAGTGTCTGATGCATTGGTACAGATTCAGAAACTGGAAGAACAGCAGAAAATTTCTGAAGGACTGGTTGTGAAGACTAATGAAGCTGTTAAGAAAGCTGATTTGTTATTTAAATACAACTCAGCGACTTATGTGGAAGTAATCATTGCTCAGACCAATAAGCTTCAGGCAGAATTGGAACTGGCTTCTCTGAAAACCCAGAGACTGAATGCCATAACAGCCCTCTATCGCTCTGTAGGAGGCGGATGGCAATAA